Within the [Enterobacter] lignolyticus SCF1 genome, the region GCCACGGCGGCTACATCATCGCCATCACCGGTTTTCTGACGCTGGAGGTTGTGATGATGCTCGCCCTCGCGGCGGCCGCGATCGGTTTTCGTCATCACTTAGGCCGCTGTCCGGCGGCCGGGCTTTCGTAACGTCGCCCCTGGTTTGCATCGGCATCGCCCGGCGGTCATCATGGCCGCCGGGCGATGCAGGAGACGCTATGCAGGAATTCATAGCCACGATGCGAAGCGATGCGGTCGTTGCCTTACCCGCGCTTGCGCAGCGTCTTAAAGACGACAAACAGGAATACCACCCACGCCGGAAGCAGGATGGCCGACAGGCGCATGTCGTCAATCGTCAGCATAAGTCCGAGGATCATCAGCAAAAACGCGATGCACAGATAGTTGCTTGCGGGCGCAAACAGCGCGCGAAACTTCGGCTCGCGCCCTTTGCGGCGCTGCGCGGCGCGAAACTTAAGGTGCGCCATGCAGATCATCAGCCAGTTCAGCAGCAGCGTCGCCACCACCAGCGAAGTAATCGCACCGGAGAGCAGCAGCGAGTTCACCGGCACGCCGCGGCGGCTGACGCGGGTGAGGAATTTCGGCGCGTTGCCCTGCACGGAAAGGCCGAACAGCATGCGGCTGTTGGAGTACACCCCGCTGTTATACACCGACAGCGAAGCCACCAGAATGACGAAGTTCAGCACAGAAGCCACCGCGTTGCTGTCAAGATTATGGAAAATCATCACAAACGGGCTGCTGTCGGATTTAATATCCACCCACGGGTACAGCGCCAGCAGCACCACCAGAGAGCCGATATAAAACAGCAAAATACGGTACACCACCTGGTTTACCGCTTTCGGGATGCAGGTTTCCGGGTCGCGCGCTTCCGCCGCGGTGATCCCAATCAGCTCAAGCCCGCCGAACGAGAACATAATCACCGCCAGCGACAGCACCAGCCCTTGCCAGCCGGTCGCCAGAAAACCGCCATAGCGCCAGAGGTTATCCACCGACGCGCGCTCGCCGCCGTGGCCGCTGAACAGCATCCACAGGCCAAAACCGATCATACCGAGAATTGCCAGCACTTTGATCAGCGCAAACCAGAACTCCGTCTCGCCGTACAGGCGTACATTGACGAGGTTCACGGCGTTAATAATGATAAAAAACACCGCCGCCCAGACCCAGGTCGGCACATCCGGCAGCCAATACTGCATATAAATACCGGCGGCGGTGAGTTCCGCCATGCCGACCAGCACGAACATCACCCAGTAGTTCCAGCCCGACAGGAACCCGGCGAACGGCCCCCAGTATTTATACGCAAAATGGGCGAAGGAGCCTGAAACCGGCTCTTCTACCACCATCTCGCCCAGCTGGCGCATGATAAGAAAGGCGATAATCCCGGCGATGGCGTAGCCCAGCACGACCGCAGGACCGGCCATCTGAATGGCGGGCCCAATTCCCAGAAACAGGCCGGTGCCGATGGCTCCGCCGAGGGCGATGAGCTGAATGTGGCGGTTTTGCAGGCCGCGGTGAAGCGTCGGCTGGTTATCCGACTCAGCATCCGATTGCGTTTGTCCGGACGCGGTTGACGCGTTTTTCACGTCTTTCCCCTGTAGCGTTTTATGAAGGGGCACCTTTTAACACTTAGCCCGCCTTGCCGCAAGTTTCGTCCCGGCGGCAGGGCGGAGCAGCGCGTTTATTTCTGCATTCGCTGCAGCTGAACCTCGTCGGCCTGTTCAGCGCGACGTGCCAGAACCTGGAACTGGCGCGGCGTGTAGTAGCCGGCGGGCATCGGCAGCTGCTGCATATCGTTGCCGGGGTGAATTTGCAGCTCGCCCAGGCGCGCCAGCACATAGCCGTTAATGGTTTCAGGGATCTCCAGCTGATACGGCGTCGCTTTTTCAAACGGCACCGGCGTAGGCAGGCGGTTATCGCTGAGCGAGTAATTGCGTTTCAGCACCAGAAATTTATCCGGCACCCGGCGCCTGCTGTTCCACCAGTCGCCGTCCACCGCGCGAAACATCTGCTCGCTCTCCTCGCGCGTGGCCACATTCAGCCCTACCAGCGCCTGGCGAAGCGTGGCATCCATCGCCCGATTGTAATCATCAACCGAACGGGCATGCCCCGACAGAATCACATGAATGGCAAGCCTGGCGCCTAATAAATTCGAGTAGAGATCTTCCGGCGAAAAGGCGGATATCTCCTCCGAAAAACCGGGTACGGACTGGAATCCATACCACTGCGCCACCTCATGCCACTGCGCCAGCTCAAAGGCCAGCTTTCCCGCAAGCCAGGCGGCGAGGGTATAGCGCTGGGCGGGCGATGACGGGGGCGTAAAGGCGTTCAGCTGGACGCGACGAACGCCCAGCTCTTCGCTATAGAACAGACGCCAGCGCTGCCCGAGCTTCGGATACAGGCGGGTGAACAGGTAGAAGGTGTTGTCCGCCGTATCGCGCACATGGGCAATATCGATAAACCCGCCGCGGTGGGTATACAGCAGGCCGTTCGCCTCCTCGCTCAGCCCCACCAGGTTTTTTACCGCCCCGAGCGCGCTGTCGTTATAGCGATGGTTGCCCAGCGTATCCAGCGTCAGCACGTTGCCTATCTGATACACCGGGATCGGCACGCCCAGCGCCCGCACTTTCAGATCGTAACCAAACGCGCAGCACGGACGCAGCGACTCCGGTGGCGAAAGATGCCGCGCCACCGGCGCAACGCCGCGCACGACCGGGGTGGGCAATACCGCGTCGCCCGCGGTTGCGCAAAAGGCGCACAGCAGAAAAGTGAACAACCAACCACGCATTAAAAGGCCTCCGCGACCTGAAAATAAAATCCGGCCGTATCCCGGCCAACGCCCAAATCCAGCCGAATGTTCATATCCGGCTTCACTTCAAACCGATAGCCCACGCCCACCGTCGGCAAAAGGGGATGCTCGCTCAGCTCGCCCGGCGAGCCGCCGAGCGCCCCGACGCCCATCCACAGCACATAGCCGTTGCGCCAGTCGAGCTTCTGGCGGTACTCCACCTGCCCGCTGACCACGTCTTTATCGCGATAGCGCCCCTGGTAGTAGCCCCGCAGCCGTCGGTTATCCCCGGCCAGCGACAGCCGGTCCCAGGGCACGTCGCCGTGGGTGAAGCGCCCCCACAGATCGAACGCCAGCACCCGCTTTTCATCCAGTGGCGCATAATAATTGTACTGCACCTGCGCGGCGGTGAAGTGGGTATCGGAACCGAGCGCCGGGTCGAATACGCTGTACTCGATGCTAAAAAACTGCCCGCGCGTGGGGCGGGTAATCACATCGCGGGTGTCGTAGTGCATGCTGACCGTTGCGCCGGAACTTAGCGGCGACGTTGAGGTGGTAAACCGGGAAAATTTATCGCCGGGATGCGGGTCGTCAACGTCGGCGTTCATCGCCGAGAAATCCCAGCCGACGCCGACATACAGGTTATTCGCCAGCCGACGGAAAAGCTGAGGATGCAGCCGGACGGAATTGTCGGTGTACTTCTGCTCGCTGCCCTGCGCGGCATCATAGCCAACGCCCCAGAAGCCGGTGGGCACTTTGGCGATATTCCCCTCGACAAACAGCCGCCAGCGATCGTCGGTAAAAAACGTATAGTTGGTAAAGCCGATGCCCAGCGCGCCGCTGGTGCTGGCAAAGCCGGTAAACGACAGCGACGAATTTTGCGTGACGGTATCCTGCGGGTTGACGCGGTAAATGCCCGCCGCCGCCATGCCGAGCCCGAGCCGCAGCTCGGGGGTGTAAAACGGCCCGGGCAGCACGCTCCAGTTGATGCCCTTGCTGGCATCATACTGATTGTCGGCCCCGAGCTTGCCGAGAAAGGCATCCACCGACTGCCTGTCCAGCGCAAACGTCGGCGGCGAGGCGAACACCACGCCGACCAGCCCCGCCAGCAGCACGCCATTTCGCGTCATCAGAATCGGTATTCGCCGGAGATAAAGAAGCTATTACGCTCGTTGAAGCCGAACTCCGTCAGCACGTTAAAGTTGCGCGTCACCTCGTACTGCGCGCCGACCAGCATATTCCACGGCGACTTCAGGTGCTGCTTCACGGCGAATTTACCGTCGCCGTCTTTGTTGACCGCATTGATCAGCGGCTGCAGCTCGGCGGGCATCTGCAAATCGGACAGGTTGCCCTTAAACTCCTGCTGCACGTCCTGATACATGCTTCCCACCCACAGGCTCAGGTGCGACGGCCCGGATATGCCCTCAAAGCTGAAGCGGTAGCCGACGCGCGGCGAAACGGTGAGCGCGGAAATATTGCCGTCGAGGATATCAAAATCGGTACGGGTGTAGTTGGTGTCAACCAGCGCAAACCAGTTGCCATAGCCGCCCGCGAGCGTCGCGCCGGTGCCCCAGGTTCGCCCCTTGAAATCGAGGGTGAAATCGATGTCCTGCAGGGAGCCCTGCTGGTAGAGGCGATGGACCGATCCGGCGATAATACGGTTGATCCCGGTAAACTTCGTCGGATCGGCGTCTACCGACACGGTGGAGACCGACGACCCTTTGGTGTAACCGTATAACCCGTAAATATTCAAAAACGGAAACACCCACATATCCATGCGCAGGGTTTCCGTTTTGCTGCTCTCCCGGGTGTGCCCGGCGTCAATTTCAAACATATCGCTGGGAATCGGGTGATCGCCAAGCTTCAGGCCAGAGAACATGATGCTGTCGACGCCGATATCCTGACGAATGTTCATGTAGTTCAGGTTGATACCGAACGGCAGCGGGATCTCGTAACCTCGCGCCCGCGCCTCATCGCCCCAGATGGGAAAGGTGCTGCCGGTTTCGGTTTTCTCTTCGTCGCTGCTATCGGTACCGGTCGCAGTGCTGGCGCCGTAAGCGGCGCCAGAGAGCAGAAACAGCGGCAGCAGAGTTTGCGTCCATTTCATCATCATCTTCTCATTATCAATTTTACTTACAGCCCGGAGCCGACGTTGAAGTAGACGGCCTGCTCATTTTTGCTAAAACCGACGTCAACACCGGTGTACAACCCATACTGGCGGGCGATCAGGTAGCGAAACCCGGTGCCCCAGGCAACTTCCGTGGTATCAAACAGCTGGCTTGCCTCATCGGCGGCGCTGCCGGCGCCGACAAACCCCTGCACTATCCAGCGCGGCGTCACCTGCCATGCAAGCTGCGTCTGCACGGTGCCGACATAGTCGCCCTGGTAGCGATAGCGGGAGATGCCGCGCAGGTTGATGTCCGGTCGCGCCATCGGCGGCAGATGCTGCTGCTGGTTCATTAATGCCTGATAGTTCCCGGCCACCGCCAGCGTCAGCGAGCGGGTCAGCGGGTAGTAATATTTACCGTCCAGCGTCAGCTGGTCGTAGCGGTAGTCGCCGCCGAGAAAGCTGCTGTAAAAGCGGTACTCCCCGCTCAGCGATGCGCCTTTGCGCGGATAGAAAAAGTTGTCGGTGGTATCGTATTCCGCCACCAGCCCTACGGCGGACGAGGTGCTGTCCGCGCCGAACAGCCGCTGCCAGGCGCGGTTGACCAGGCCGTTATCCGCCGAAATATCCATCCGCGCATAAAACTGGGACACGCCAAGAAATACCGGGGTATCGCCAACGCGGAACTGCAGCTTCTGCATACCGCCGTAGCCCTTGGTCTGGGTGGCGATAGCCTTACTGTGGCCAAATCCGGCGACGTCGCCGGAGTAGATATCCAGATTCACGTCGGCAT harbors:
- the pheP gene encoding phenylalanine transporter is translated as MKNASTASGQTQSDAESDNQPTLHRGLQNRHIQLIALGGAIGTGLFLGIGPAIQMAGPAVVLGYAIAGIIAFLIMRQLGEMVVEEPVSGSFAHFAYKYWGPFAGFLSGWNYWVMFVLVGMAELTAAGIYMQYWLPDVPTWVWAAVFFIIINAVNLVNVRLYGETEFWFALIKVLAILGMIGFGLWMLFSGHGGERASVDNLWRYGGFLATGWQGLVLSLAVIMFSFGGLELIGITAAEARDPETCIPKAVNQVVYRILLFYIGSLVVLLALYPWVDIKSDSSPFVMIFHNLDSNAVASVLNFVILVASLSVYNSGVYSNSRMLFGLSVQGNAPKFLTRVSRRGVPVNSLLLSGAITSLVVATLLLNWLMICMAHLKFRAAQRRKGREPKFRALFAPASNYLCIAFLLMILGLMLTIDDMRLSAILLPAWVVFLFVVFKTLRKRG
- a CDS encoding DUF4056 domain-containing protein; protein product: MRGWLFTFLLCAFCATAGDAVLPTPVVRGVAPVARHLSPPESLRPCCAFGYDLKVRALGVPIPVYQIGNVLTLDTLGNHRYNDSALGAVKNLVGLSEEANGLLYTHRGGFIDIAHVRDTADNTFYLFTRLYPKLGQRWRLFYSEELGVRRVQLNAFTPPSSPAQRYTLAAWLAGKLAFELAQWHEVAQWYGFQSVPGFSEEISAFSPEDLYSNLLGARLAIHVILSGHARSVDDYNRAMDATLRQALVGLNVATREESEQMFRAVDGDWWNSRRRVPDKFLVLKRNYSLSDNRLPTPVPFEKATPYQLEIPETINGYVLARLGELQIHPGNDMQQLPMPAGYYTPRQFQVLARRAEQADEVQLQRMQK
- a CDS encoding BamA/TamA family outer membrane protein, which encodes MTRNGVLLAGLVGVVFASPPTFALDRQSVDAFLGKLGADNQYDASKGINWSVLPGPFYTPELRLGLGMAAAGIYRVNPQDTVTQNSSLSFTGFASTSGALGIGFTNYTFFTDDRWRLFVEGNIAKVPTGFWGVGYDAAQGSEQKYTDNSVRLHPQLFRRLANNLYVGVGWDFSAMNADVDDPHPGDKFSRFTTSTSPLSSGATVSMHYDTRDVITRPTRGQFFSIEYSVFDPALGSDTHFTAAQVQYNYYAPLDEKRVLAFDLWGRFTHGDVPWDRLSLAGDNRRLRGYYQGRYRDKDVVSGQVEYRQKLDWRNGYVLWMGVGALGGSPGELSEHPLLPTVGVGYRFEVKPDMNIRLDLGVGRDTAGFYFQVAEAF
- a CDS encoding BamA/TamA family outer membrane protein, which translates into the protein MNRKVRLSVLLLALMVYGPCRAAGFLDPEDGMPDMSDYLRDNRYGFLPVPMVITEPAVGYGGGLFGLFLHGKGTQQGERFIPPAMTAFGGGGTQNGSWFVGGGHRHTWNDDHIRYLVAMGYADVNLDIYSGDVAGFGHSKAIATQTKGYGGMQKLQFRVGDTPVFLGVSQFYARMDISADNGLVNRAWQRLFGADSTSSAVGLVAEYDTTDNFFYPRKGASLSGEYRFYSSFLGGDYRYDQLTLDGKYYYPLTRSLTLAVAGNYQALMNQQQHLPPMARPDINLRGISRYRYQGDYVGTVQTQLAWQVTPRWIVQGFVGAGSAADEASQLFDTTEVAWGTGFRYLIARQYGLYTGVDVGFSKNEQAVYFNVGSGL